The genomic window GCCAACGCCTGGCGGCGGGCAACCGGCCCGCCGAAGCCGAGTCGTTTCTGCGCCGCGCGACGGAGCTCGACCCGGGAATGGTGGACGCGTGGAACAGCCTCGGGGTCCTGCTCGAACAGCAGGGGCGCCGCGCCGAGGCGATCGAAGCCTACCGCCGCGCCCTCGCCCTGGATCCCGGCAACCCAGGGCTGCGGTTCAACCTCGAGGCGGCCCGGCTTCCAGCTTCCGGTTCGTCTGCTCCAGCCGCCGGGCCATCTCCTTGAGCAGGTCGAACACGATGGCCGGATTCTCGCCGAGGATGATCTCGAAGTTGTTCTGCGAAATGACGGCCAGCCGGGTGTCGGGCCCGATCGCGGTCGCCGTGGCGGTTCGCGACGCGCCCAGCAGCATGGACATCTCGCCGAAGTAGTCGCCTTTCCCCATCGCCCGCAGTTCCCGGCCGGACCGCGTCAGCCGGACGGCCCCTTCGAGCACGTAGAACATTTCCGTTCCGGGTTCGCCCTCGCGGAACAGCACCTCGCCGCCCGCGGCCTCGCGCACGAACCGGCCCAGCAGCGCCTGCGAGGTTCGCGCGTCCGGCCCGCCGGCGAAGAGCCGGCGCAGCAGCAGGGCATCGCGCCGCTGGGCCATGGCGATCACCTCCGCGCCGAAGAGCAGGACGGCGAACGTGTAGTAGGCCCAGACCAGGAGCAGGAAGATCGCCTTCAGCGAGCCGAAGGCATAGCCGTAGTTCGGGTTGAACTTCAGGATCAGGCCGAAGACCGGGCGCACGACGGCCAGGAGCGCCGCGGCGGCGAGCGCCCCGGCCAGCAGGTGGGCCAGCCGGATCCTGCCCGGCGCGAACACGCGGTAGAAGAAGGCCAGCACACCGACCGCCAATACCGTCGCCGCGGCGGCGCGGCCCCAGGCCAGTGCCGCGCCCGCCCTCGCGATCAACCGTACCGGCCCCAGCGACGCGTACACCTTTCCGCCCGCCATCAGCAGGAACAGCAGGAGCAGCGCCAGGACGGCGGCCAGGTCCAACAGCTTGCTCCGAAGGAACGACGCGCGCCGCGTCGCCCGGAAGATGCGCCGCACGGCGGCGCGGATCGCGCCGGCGAACGGCATCAGCGACCAGACCAGCAGGACGAGACTGATCAGGCCCCAGGCGCGGCCGCGGGCCACGGCCAGGAGATCCACCAGCAGCGCCCGGTTGAACGACGGGAAAAGGCGCGTGGCCAGGTCCTCAACGCTCGCGAGGACCGCCTCCGAGGATTGAAGGAACAGGCCGAGCAGGTAGATCACGAGCAGCAGCAGGGGCATCAGGGCCAGGAACCCGTAGTAGGCCAGCGTCGCGGCGCCGGCCATGTCGCGGTTGGCGGAGAAGGACTGCCCGGCCTCGCGGAGGACGAGGCCCAGGGAGGAAGCCGCCACGCGCAGCCGCTCCCGGTTCCATGGAAGTTTCACGGAGCCCCGGCCCTGTACTCGCGGATGTCGTCAAGGGTCTTCCGCCGCTTCTCGCGCGGGCCCGGCTCGGCGGGATAGCCGAGGCTGATGATGAGGTCCACGCGCGCGGACCGCGGGAGGCGCAGCACCTTCTTCACGCCCCGCTCGCTGAACCAGCCCAGCCAGCAGGTGCCGAGCCCCTCCTCCGCCGCCTGCAGCGCCAGGTGCTCGCCCGCGATGCCGATGTCCACCAGGCTGTACTGCATCCCGCGGAACTGTCCGCCCAACTGCGCGGCATACTTCGAGCGCTCCGTGACGATGACGATCAGGACGGGCGCCTGCTCGACAAAACGGTTCATCCGGTAAATTCCCTTGAAGGCCTCGCCCACGA from Kiritimatiellia bacterium includes these protein-coding regions:
- a CDS encoding YihY family inner membrane protein; its protein translation is MKLPWNRERLRVAASSLGLVLREAGQSFSANRDMAGAATLAYYGFLALMPLLLLVIYLLGLFLQSSEAVLASVEDLATRLFPSFNRALLVDLLAVARGRAWGLISLVLLVWSLMPFAGAIRAAVRRIFRATRRASFLRSKLLDLAAVLALLLLFLLMAGGKVYASLGPVRLIARAGAALAWGRAAAATVLAVGVLAFFYRVFAPGRIRLAHLLAGALAAAALLAVVRPVFGLILKFNPNYGYAFGSLKAIFLLLVWAYYTFAVLLFGAEVIAMAQRRDALLLRRLFAGGPDARTSQALLGRFVREAAGGEVLFREGEPGTEMFYVLEGAVRLTRSGRELRAMGKGDYFGEMSMLLGASRTATATAIGPDTRLAVISQNNFEIILGENPAIVFDLLKEMARRLEQTNRKLEAGPPRG
- a CDS encoding nitroreductase family protein, whose amino-acid sequence is MSFLELAAKRESTRRYAPTPVPREALERCLEAARLAPSACNSQPWKFIVVDTEPLRGRLVGEAFKGIYRMNRFVEQAPVLIVIVTERSKYAAQLGGQFRGMQYSLVDIGIAGEHLALQAAEEGLGTCWLGWFSERGVKKVLRLPRSARVDLIISLGYPAEPGPREKRRKTLDDIREYRAGAP